GCACGGCTGGATGTACAATTACTTTGATTTACGTTCAAATAACGGTATTTGGAAAACGAGGTGCGAAACGCTGATGCAGACCTATCTTGTGGCCTTTTTTACGGCTCTGGTGGTAGCCTATTTCTTGACTCCACAGGTGAAGAACCTGGCGATACGGGCGGGCGCTTTGGATGCTCCGGATGCCCGTAAGGTTCATAAAAAACCGATTCCGCGCATGGGCGGGTTGGCCATCTATGTTGCGTTCGTCGTTGCGGTGCTGCTGTGCATGCAGGTGACGCGCGATGTGCTGGGCATATTGGTCGGCGGAACGGCTATTTTGGCGCTGGGAATTTTAGATGATCTCAAGCCGCTGCCGGCGAAGGTGAAGCTGCTTGGGCAGATTGCCGCCGCAGGCGTGCTGGTGTTTTTTGATATCCGCATCGAGTGGATCACGAATCCGTTCGGTGAGATGCTATATGTTGAATATTGGTCGATTCCGTTGACGATCCTCTGGGTGGTCGGTTTGACCAACACCGTCAATCTGATTGATGGCCTTGACGGCTTGGCTGCCGGCGTATCAACGATTGCCGCGGTTACGATCCTCTTGGTCGCACTGCAACAGAATTTTTGGACGGTGGCTATCCTGACCGCTGCGATTGCCGGCAGTTCACTGGGCTTTTTACAGCATAATTTCAATCCTGCTAAAATCTTTATGGGCGACACAGGCAGCATGTTCCTCGGTTACATGCTGGCGGCGGTGTCAGTCATGGGAACCGTGAAGAGCGCGGCGACGATTGCGTTAATCGTTCCGATTGTCGCACTCGGGCTGCCGATTATGGATACGGCCTTTGCCATTGTGCGCCGTTATCTGAGCGGCCAGCCGATTTTTAAACCGGATCGCGGTCATTTGCATCATCGCCTCTTGGATATGGGACTGACGCAAAAACAGGCGGTCTTACTGATGTATGTGATCAGCGGTTGCTTGGGGTTAAGTGCAATCGCATTGACGGAAGTGAATAAGATATCCGGCATTATTATCATCGTCGGAATTCTAGGATTGGCCTTTGTCGGCGCTCGTAAGATCGGCGTGTTGAAGATTGAGGCGTCCGAGTAGAAAAATCATTGAAAAGGCTGGCAATAATCTGCCGGCCTTTTTTAAACGCTTGTTTTTGCTAGAATAAGAATGAGGTGGTCGGGAAGATGAAGAAAAAAATCAAAGTAATGACGGTGTTTGGTACGCGGCCAGAGGCGATAAAAATGGCGCCGCTTGTTTTGGAATTGCAGCAGCATCCCGAAGAGATAACGCCGGTGGTCGCCGTTACGGCGCAACACCGTGAAATGCTTGACCAGGTACTGGATTTGTTCGGCATCGTGCCGGATCATGACCTTGATATCATGGCGCAAGGACAAACTTTGTTTGAAGTGACGAGTCGTGCGATGCAAGGCTTGAATACGGTCTTGGCGGAAGAGAAACCGGATATCGTGCTGGTGCACGGCGATACGACGACGACGTTTGCCGGCGCCTTAGCTGCTTATTATCACCAAATTGACGTTGGGCATGTCGAAGCGGGGCTACGCACCGGCGATAAATATTCGCCGTATCCGGAAGAAATGAACCGGAAGCTGACAGGTTCATTGGCAGACCTACACTTTGCCCCGACTGATACGGCGCGAGCCAACCTTCTGACTGAAGCGATTCCAGAGCAGGGCGTGATCGTTACCGGCAATACGGTGATCGACGCGCTACTGGCGACGGTACGGCAAGATTACGTTTTTGCCGATCCGCTCTTGGCGAACATTGATTATAAAGCAAAACGCGTCGTGCTGGTGACGACGCACCGGCGCGAAAATCTTGGCGAGCCGATGCGCCATGTCTACCAGGCGTTAAGAGATATCGTCGCCGAATTCAGCGACGTGGAAATCGTCTTTCCGGTGCATCGCAATCCGAAGGTACGGGAAGTCGTGGAAGCGGAACTTGGCGGTTTGGAACGCGTGCATTTGATCGATCCGCTCGAATACCAGCCGTTTACCAATTTGCTTGCGCGCTCCTATCTGATTCTGACCGATTCCGGCGGCATTCAAGAGGAAGCGCCGTCGCTCGGTAAACCGGTATTGGTGCTGCGCAACACCACGGAACGTCCGGAAGCGATCGCAGCCGGCACGGTAAAGTTGATTGGCACGGAACGCGACGTCGTATACGGAGAAACCCGTCGTTTACTTGACGATGCGGCGGAGTATCACCGTATGTCGGCTTCGAGTAATCCGTACGGCGACGGATTGGCATCGAAACGCATCGTGCAGGCCATTTTGCACCATTATGGTTTGGCAGAAGAAGGTGCGCAACCGTTTACTGTGAAGGGATAAAATAGACAAATAGATTTTACCGGGAGACGCTGTCTTCCGGTTCTTTGTTTTTTGCATAAAGAAAGTTTTTAAAACGCGTAGAAAGTAAAAAAACATCCTGTATTCATGCGAATAGGAAGAGGGATTTGAAATACAGTTGTAGAATGTTGTAAAAGTCACAATGTGCGTATCGGCCATGTGGCAACGCTGGGCGCAAGAAAAGCAGCCTAGGGAGAGAAGAAGGTATGGACAAAAACAAGTCCGGCAAACAGGAGACGGTAGGCGGGGCATTGGCAACCGCATCGGCGATCGGGTTTACGATGATCTCCACGTTGATCGTCGGTGTTTGGTTAGGACGTTGGGCCGACCGTGCTTGGGACGTGACTCCGTGGGGAACGGTTAGCGGCATCATACTGGGCATGCTGGCCGGGCTTTGGTCAATGTATAAAAAAATAACGAAGGGAACGTGAAGGATAGCAGGCAGGAATGGCAAACGCAGCAAGGCTTTGAGGGGAGCAAGGGTTGTTTGGTTGTTCGGTCTGTTTTTATTTTTATGACGAAAAACTATTGGCAAGAAGTAAGACGGACGTTGCTGCAATTGATTCTCTGGGGCGGATGCATCGCGGTCGGCATTTATCAAAGCGGACAAGCGGCTAAACTTTATGGGTTTCTCCTGGGCATCGTCACCGGCGGCGCATATTATCTCATGCTGAGTTTGCGTATTTGTCGCAGCGCAGAGATGCCGACTGCTAAAGCAGTCGGTTATATGAGGGCTGGTTGGGTCGTCCGGTTGGTATTGGTGTTGCTAATGCTTTTGTTGTCGGTAAAGGCGCCGTGGCTTGATTTTTGGGCGGCGGTGGCCGGCCTGCTTTTGCTGCAGGGCGTGATGGTGATGAATGCCGTCTTGGCGGCGCTACGAGCATGGCTGAGACAATAATTGTGAGCATAATGTTTGTATCTTGGCAAGAAAGGAGGGGTTAGTAGTGGAACACGGTGGAGGAGGCCATGAGATAGGGGCGCATAAGCTGGCCCAACTCGGCGGATTCACGTTCCATATGGATACGCTGATGATGACGTGGCTGACGATGGCATTGGTGTTGCTGCTGGCGTTTGCCGCTACGCGCAGACTGTCGTTGGCGCCAAAAGGCTGGCAGAATCTATTGGAAATGGTGGTCGAAGCGCTGCTTGAACAAATGGATGGCGCGATGGGCCCAAGGGGACGCAAATTGGCGCCGCTGATTATCACGCTGTTCCTGTTTCTCTTGATCGGCAACTGGCAGGGCTTAGTGCCCGGTTTGGCATCGCCGACCAACGACTTGAATACGACGCTTGGCTTGGCGCTGATGGTCATCGGACTGGTGCATATTTTGGGCATCATTAACAAGGGGCCGGTTCGCTATGTAAAACATTTCTTCGAACCGTTTATCCCGTTCGTGATCATCAACATCATCGAAGAATTTGCCAAACCGATTACGTTGTCATTCCGGCTATTCGGCAATATTCTGGCGGGTGAAATTCTCATTATTATTTTGGGAATTCTGGTACCAATGTGGATTCCGATTCCAAATGTCGTCTGGCTTGCTTTTAGCGTTTTCGTCGGCGCGGTTCAGGCATTCATCTTTACGATGCTGTCGATGTCCTATCTGGCGAATTCAATTCAGGATGCGCATCACGACTGAACGGAAAAAAACCGTTCTTTGTTTGCTTAATGGTCAATGATTTTAAAGGAGGATGAAATTTATGGAACATGCAATTATGGTGGCAGGAGCTATGGTCGGGGCTGGTTTGGCAATCGGATTGGGCGCGGTCGGCGCAGGGATCGGCGACGGTGTCGTCACTTCTAAATTCGTTGAAGGCGTTGCACGTCAACCGGAAGCGAAAGGTACGCTGCTGGTACAAATGCTGATTTCTGTTGGCTTGATCGAGTCTGTGCCGATTATTGCCACGGTTATTGCGATCGTACTGCTGTACGCCAATCCGTTGCTCAAGTAAGGAGTGCAGCTGAGGGGCAACGGCCCCTCTTTGTGCGCCGGAAAAGGAGGTGCCCTGAGTGATTGAACTGAACGCGACGCTGGTCGCGCAGATTATAAACTTTTTGATCTTAGTGGCTTTATTGACAAAGTTTGCCTATAAGCCGCTCTTAAAGATCTTGGCGGAACGGCAAGAGAAGATTGCCGGTAATATTGCGGCTGCCGAACGGGAACGCCAGGAAGCCGAAACACTGCGTCAGGATTATTTGAAACAGCTTGACGACGCTCGGGCGCGCGCCCAATCAATCGTCGACAAAGCTGCGCAGCTTGCGGAGCAGACCAAGGACGAAATTCTGGCCGCCGCGCGCGAAGAAAGTACGCGTTTGATTAAGGCGGCGCAGGAAGAGAGCGATCGTCAACGCGACAAGGTCATGGATCAAATGAAGGCAGACATGGTCAATCTGTCACTGGCGGCAGCGGCCAAGATTATTCAACACAATTTGGATGCGGAAAGCAATGCCAAACTGGTGGATGATTTTATCCGTCAGCTGGATGACAAGAAAGTAGGGGGACTGCCATGCTAAGCAACCAGTTGGCCGTGAAGTACGCCCAAGCATTGTTTGAGCTGGCGGCAGAGCGGGACATGCTGGGCCAGGTGCAGCAAGAGCTTGAGATCGTGGCGGAAACGCTCCGGCAGCACAAGGATTTGGGGACGCTGATCTATCATCCGCGCGTGCTGCCGCAGGCCAAGAAAGATACGCTGCGGCAAATTTTTGCCAACGAAGTACAATTGTTTGTGCTTAACTTTCTTTTGCTGTTGGTGGATAAACGCAGAGAAACGGCGTTGCCGGGCATTCTGCAGGAATACACCAAGCTGGCTAATACGGCGCGCGGCATCGTGGAAGCACAAGTTGTTACCGCCGTTCCGCTGACGGAAGCCCAGGCTGAAGCATTGGCCGCCAAATTGGGACAGGCCGTCAGCCGCAAAGTGGTGCTAAAGACCCGGGTGGATCAAAGCATCCTGGGCGGGGTAGTGGTGCAGATGGGCGATAAGCTTATCGACGGCAGCGTGGTGCGGCAATTGTCGTCTATGCGCAGCGCCCTCCTCAAGAGTGAAGCGACAAGGATTGAGGTGACAGACTGACTATGAAAATGAGGCCTGAAGAAATTACGGCGATTATAAAACAACAGATCGAAAATTATCAGGTGGACTTGAGCGTCGACGACATCGGCACGGTCATTGAAGTGGGGGACGGCATCGCCCGCATCCACGGTCTGGAAAAAGCGATGGCCGGTGAACTCTTGGAATTTCCGCATGAAGTTTTCGGCATGGTATTGAATCTCGAAGAAGACAACGTCGGAGCGGTGCTGCTCGGCGGCGAAACCTTGATCAAAGAAGGCGACACGGTACGCCGGACCGGACGCATCATGCAGGTTCCGGTCGGCGAAGCGATGATTGGCCGCGTCGTCAATGCACTCGGTCAGCCGATTGACGGCAAAGGACCGATTAATACGACGGAATTCCGTCCGGTGGAAAGTCCAGCTCCGGGCATTGCGGACCGTCAGTCGGTAAAAGAGCCGCTGCAAACCGGCCTGAAAGCGATCGACTCGATGGTGCCGATCGGCCGCGGCCAGCGTGAATTGATCATTGGCGACCGCGGTACCGGCAAGACGGCGATTGCGGTCGATACGATCATCAACCAGAAAGGTCAGGACGTCATTTGCATTTATGTGGCGATCGGACAAAAGGCTTCGACCGTTGCGCGCGTTGTAAAAACGCTTGAGGAAAAAGGCGCGCTCGCCTATTCGATCATTGTCGTGGCTTCGGCTTCCGACTCTGCGCCGCTGCAGTATTTGGCGCCTTATGCCGGCGTATCGATGGCGGAGTATTTTATGCGCAAAGGTGAACATGCGCTCTGCGTCTATGACGACTTATCGAAACATGCGGTCGCATATCGTGCGATGTCGCTGCTGCTGCGTCGGCCGCCAGGCCGCGAAGCGTATCCCGGCGACGTTTTCTATTTGCATTCCCGCTTGCTCGAGCGTGCGGCCAAACTGTCCAAGGAACTGGGCGGCGGTTCAATTACCGCATTGCCGATCATTGAGACACTGGCCGGCGACGTATCCGCCTATATCCCGACCAACGTAATTTCGATTACCGACGGTCAGATCTTCCTGGAAAGCGAGCTGTTTTATTCGGGCATCCGTCCTGCGATCAATCCGGGGATTTCGGTATCGCGCGTCGGCGGTTCAGCGCAGATCAAGGCGATGAAACAAGTTGCCGGACGTTTGCGTCTCGATTTGGCGCAGTATCGCGAGCTGGCGGCTTTTGCGCAATTCGGTTCCGACTTGGACAAGTCGACCAAAGCGCAGCTTGACCGCGGTCAGCGGACGATGGAAGTGTTGAAACAGTCGCAATACCGTCCGATGGTGGTCGAAGAGCAGGTCATGGTCATTTATATGGCGGTCAATGGCCACTTGGATGATGTTCCGATGGATGCGGTCATTCGCTTCGAAGCCGATTTCCTGAAATTCATGCATACCAATTATGCCGAAATCAGCAAAGGAATTCGCGAGCGGAAGGTGCTTGATGCCGAGAGCGAAGCGGTGCTGAAGAAGGCAATTCAGGAATTTAAGGATACGTTTGCTAGCCAAGGGACGAGGTGATGTAGATGCCCAGTGTAAGCGACATTCGGCGACGCATCAAAAGCGTCAAGAATATAGAACAGATCACGAAGGCGATGAAAATGGTAGCGGCAGCGCGTCTGCGTCGGGCTCAGGAACGGGCGGCGGCGAGCAAGCCGTATACCGAGAAGATGCAGGAAGTGCTGGCCAGCGTGGCCGGCGCTTGCGGTGATGCGGAGCATCCGCTTCTGGCCGTAAGGAAAGTCAATCGGACGGCGTATTTGGTGCTGAGCGCCGATAAGGGCTTGGCCGGCGCTTATTCCTCGAACTTAATGAAAGAGGTTGTAGCGCATATGGTCGGTCGGGATAAGGCGGACTGTCCACTGATCACCGTAGGTCGTAAATCGCGCGATTATTTCAAACGTCGCGATTATGACGTGGCGGTCGAATTTACCGGCTTTTCGGAAAAACCGACTTACCAGCATGCGATTGCCTTGGCTAAAGAAGTGGCCGAAGGTTTTGTTCGGGGCGACTATGATGAAGTCTATTTGGCCTATACGCAATTTTATTCGCCGATTACGCAAAAGCCGACGACCGTCAAATTGTTGCCGCTCGCGCAGCCGGAAGGCGAACAGGAGCACCGGGAATATATTTATGAACCGAGTGCGGTGGATGTGCTCGGGCAGTTGTTGCCGAAGTATCTGGAAAGCGTGATTTACGGCGGCTTGCTGCAGTCGGCGGCCAGTGAACTGGGCGCGCGGATGACCGCGATGGGCTCGGCCACCGACAACGCCGAAGAATTGATTGCTAAATTGGTGCTGAACTATAACAAGGTTCGTCAAGCTACGATCACACGGGAGATTTCTGAGATCGTCGGCGGTGCGGAGGCCTTGAAGTAAGCTGGGGCAAGAGGCCGCAGCAACAACAACGCAGGTGGGGCTCAAAGAGCCCGCGCAAGACAACGAGGAGGGGTTAACCCCATGGAAAACAATCGAGGTAGAGTTATTCAAGTTATCGGTCCGGTAGTCGATGTGGAGTTTCCTCCAGAGCAGCTGCCGTCGATTTATAACGCACTGACCATTGCCGGCAAAAGCGGCGATGTCGATATCCACTTGGTGGTGGAAGTCATGCAGCATCTGGGCGACAGCGCTGTCCGCTGCGTAGCGATGTCCTCGACCGATGGTCTGACCCGGGGCATGGAAGCGGTTGATACCGGCTCGCCAATCAAGGTTCCGGTAGGCAAAGGCACATTGGGACGCGTGTTCAACGTACTCGGCAACGTGGTGGACAATAATCCGGCTGCATTTACGGCGGATGATCATTGGCCGATCCATCGTCCGGCGCCAAGTTTTGAAGAACAGGAAACGTCAACGCAGATCCTGGAAACAGGGATCAAGGTCGTCGACCTGATCGCGCCGTATGCGCGCGGCGGCAAGATCGGCCTGTTTGGCGGCGCAGGCGTTGGTAAGACGGTTTTGATCATGGAACTGATCCGCAACATTGCGACCGAACACGGCGGCTATTCCGTCTTTGCCGGGGTTGGCGAACGGACGCGCGAAGGCAACGACCTCTGGATGGAAATGCGCGAGTCCGGCGTTATCGAGAAGACGGCGCTGGTATACGGCCAAATGAACGAACCGCCTGGCGCGCGTATGCGCGTTGCTTTGACCGGTTTGACGATGGCCGAATATTTCCGTGATGTCGGCGGTCAGGACGTCCTGCTCTTTGTCGATAACATCTTCCGTTTCATCCAAGCCGGTTCGGAAGTATCGGCGCTCTTGGGTCGTATGCCTTCAGCGGTTGGCTATCAGCCGACGCTGGGTACCGACGTCGGTGCGCTGCAGGAGCGGATCACTTCGACGAAAAAAGGTTCGATCACGTCCGTACAGGCCGTTTATGTGCCGGCGGATGACTTGACCGACCCGGCTCCGGCCGCAACGTTTGCGCATCTCGATGCGACGACCGTATTGTCGCGTCAGATCGCCGAACTGGGCATCTATCCGGCGGTTGATCCGCTGGATTCGACGTCGCGGATCATGGACCCGCACGTCATCGGCGACGAGCATTACCAAGTGGCGCGCGGCGTGCAGGAAGTGCTGCAGCGTTACAAGGAACTGCAGGATATCATTGCGATCCTCGGTATGGAAGAGCTGTCGGATGATGATAAGCTCAGCGTATCGCGGGCGCGCAAGATTCAACGTTTCCTGAGCCAGCCGTTCTTCGTGGCCGAACCGTTTACCGGCACGCCGGGCAAATATGTGCCGCTGAAGGAAACGATTCGCGGCTTTAAGGAAATTATCAGTGGCAAGCATGACGACCTGCCGGAAGCCGCCTTCTATATGGTGGGAACCATTGATGAAGTCGTGGAGGCAGCCCGTCGAATGAAAGGGGAATAACCTATGGCCAAGAAGATTCGCTTGGATGTGGTTACACCGGAAAAGGTGGCCTTCTCCAAGGAGGTCAATATGGTCATTGCCCGGACCACTGCTGGTGATGTCGGCATTCTGCCGGGGCATGCTCCATTGGTGGGGACCCTTGGCATTTGGCCGCTTCGCATCATGGAAGAAGAAGGGGAAACGCAGCTGTCGCTGATGGGCGGCTTCATCGAAGTCCAGCCTGATAAGATCACGATACTGGGCGGAACCGTAGAATTGGTTGAAGAGATCGACGTTGCCCGGGCGGAAGCCGCCAAAGAACGGGCGCAGCGTCGCTTGAAAGGCGATGTCGTAGCCGCAGATACCGTCACCGACGAACTGCGCGCTGAAATCGCGCTGAAACGCGCGATTGTCCGCTTGAAGGTGTA
The nucleotide sequence above comes from Azotosporobacter soli. Encoded proteins:
- the atpA gene encoding F0F1 ATP synthase subunit alpha, which encodes MKMRPEEITAIIKQQIENYQVDLSVDDIGTVIEVGDGIARIHGLEKAMAGELLEFPHEVFGMVLNLEEDNVGAVLLGGETLIKEGDTVRRTGRIMQVPVGEAMIGRVVNALGQPIDGKGPINTTEFRPVESPAPGIADRQSVKEPLQTGLKAIDSMVPIGRGQRELIIGDRGTGKTAIAVDTIINQKGQDVICIYVAIGQKASTVARVVKTLEEKGALAYSIIVVASASDSAPLQYLAPYAGVSMAEYFMRKGEHALCVYDDLSKHAVAYRAMSLLLRRPPGREAYPGDVFYLHSRLLERAAKLSKELGGGSITALPIIETLAGDVSAYIPTNVISITDGQIFLESELFYSGIRPAINPGISVSRVGGSAQIKAMKQVAGRLRLDLAQYRELAAFAQFGSDLDKSTKAQLDRGQRTMEVLKQSQYRPMVVEEQVMVIYMAVNGHLDDVPMDAVIRFEADFLKFMHTNYAEISKGIRERKVLDAESEAVLKKAIQEFKDTFASQGTR
- the atpE gene encoding F0F1 ATP synthase subunit C, whose product is MEHAIMVAGAMVGAGLAIGLGAVGAGIGDGVVTSKFVEGVARQPEAKGTLLVQMLISVGLIESVPIIATVIAIVLLYANPLLK
- a CDS encoding MraY family glycosyltransferase; translation: MQTYLVAFFTALVVAYFLTPQVKNLAIRAGALDAPDARKVHKKPIPRMGGLAIYVAFVVAVLLCMQVTRDVLGILVGGTAILALGILDDLKPLPAKVKLLGQIAAAGVLVFFDIRIEWITNPFGEMLYVEYWSIPLTILWVVGLTNTVNLIDGLDGLAAGVSTIAAVTILLVALQQNFWTVAILTAAIAGSSLGFLQHNFNPAKIFMGDTGSMFLGYMLAAVSVMGTVKSAATIALIVPIVALGLPIMDTAFAIVRRYLSGQPIFKPDRGHLHHRLLDMGLTQKQAVLLMYVISGCLGLSAIALTEVNKISGIIIIVGILGLAFVGARKIGVLKIEASE
- the atpH gene encoding ATP synthase F1 subunit delta encodes the protein MLSNQLAVKYAQALFELAAERDMLGQVQQELEIVAETLRQHKDLGTLIYHPRVLPQAKKDTLRQIFANEVQLFVLNFLLLLVDKRRETALPGILQEYTKLANTARGIVEAQVVTAVPLTEAQAEALAAKLGQAVSRKVVLKTRVDQSILGGVVVQMGDKLIDGSVVRQLSSMRSALLKSEATRIEVTD
- the atpB gene encoding F0F1 ATP synthase subunit A codes for the protein MEHGGGGHEIGAHKLAQLGGFTFHMDTLMMTWLTMALVLLLAFAATRRLSLAPKGWQNLLEMVVEALLEQMDGAMGPRGRKLAPLIITLFLFLLIGNWQGLVPGLASPTNDLNTTLGLALMVIGLVHILGIINKGPVRYVKHFFEPFIPFVIINIIEEFAKPITLSFRLFGNILAGEILIIILGILVPMWIPIPNVVWLAFSVFVGAVQAFIFTMLSMSYLANSIQDAHHD
- the atpG gene encoding ATP synthase F1 subunit gamma — translated: MPSVSDIRRRIKSVKNIEQITKAMKMVAAARLRRAQERAAASKPYTEKMQEVLASVAGACGDAEHPLLAVRKVNRTAYLVLSADKGLAGAYSSNLMKEVVAHMVGRDKADCPLITVGRKSRDYFKRRDYDVAVEFTGFSEKPTYQHAIALAKEVAEGFVRGDYDEVYLAYTQFYSPITQKPTTVKLLPLAQPEGEQEHREYIYEPSAVDVLGQLLPKYLESVIYGGLLQSAASELGARMTAMGSATDNAEELIAKLVLNYNKVRQATITREISEIVGGAEALK
- a CDS encoding ATP synthase subunit I, which gives rise to MVVRSVFIFMTKNYWQEVRRTLLQLILWGGCIAVGIYQSGQAAKLYGFLLGIVTGGAYYLMLSLRICRSAEMPTAKAVGYMRAGWVVRLVLVLLMLLLSVKAPWLDFWAAVAGLLLLQGVMVMNAVLAALRAWLRQ
- the atpC gene encoding ATP synthase F1 subunit epsilon; the protein is MAKKIRLDVVTPEKVAFSKEVNMVIARTTAGDVGILPGHAPLVGTLGIWPLRIMEEEGETQLSLMGGFIEVQPDKITILGGTVELVEEIDVARAEAAKERAQRRLKGDVVAADTVTDELRAEIALKRAIVRLKVYEFYQQRRR
- a CDS encoding AtpZ/AtpI family protein, producing MDKNKSGKQETVGGALATASAIGFTMISTLIVGVWLGRWADRAWDVTPWGTVSGIILGMLAGLWSMYKKITKGT
- the atpF gene encoding F0F1 ATP synthase subunit B; protein product: MIELNATLVAQIINFLILVALLTKFAYKPLLKILAERQEKIAGNIAAAERERQEAETLRQDYLKQLDDARARAQSIVDKAAQLAEQTKDEILAAAREESTRLIKAAQEESDRQRDKVMDQMKADMVNLSLAAAAKIIQHNLDAESNAKLVDDFIRQLDDKKVGGLPC
- the atpD gene encoding F0F1 ATP synthase subunit beta, with translation MENNRGRVIQVIGPVVDVEFPPEQLPSIYNALTIAGKSGDVDIHLVVEVMQHLGDSAVRCVAMSSTDGLTRGMEAVDTGSPIKVPVGKGTLGRVFNVLGNVVDNNPAAFTADDHWPIHRPAPSFEEQETSTQILETGIKVVDLIAPYARGGKIGLFGGAGVGKTVLIMELIRNIATEHGGYSVFAGVGERTREGNDLWMEMRESGVIEKTALVYGQMNEPPGARMRVALTGLTMAEYFRDVGGQDVLLFVDNIFRFIQAGSEVSALLGRMPSAVGYQPTLGTDVGALQERITSTKKGSITSVQAVYVPADDLTDPAPAATFAHLDATTVLSRQIAELGIYPAVDPLDSTSRIMDPHVIGDEHYQVARGVQEVLQRYKELQDIIAILGMEELSDDDKLSVSRARKIQRFLSQPFFVAEPFTGTPGKYVPLKETIRGFKEIISGKHDDLPEAAFYMVGTIDEVVEAARRMKGE
- the wecB gene encoding non-hydrolyzing UDP-N-acetylglucosamine 2-epimerase, encoding MKKKIKVMTVFGTRPEAIKMAPLVLELQQHPEEITPVVAVTAQHREMLDQVLDLFGIVPDHDLDIMAQGQTLFEVTSRAMQGLNTVLAEEKPDIVLVHGDTTTTFAGALAAYYHQIDVGHVEAGLRTGDKYSPYPEEMNRKLTGSLADLHFAPTDTARANLLTEAIPEQGVIVTGNTVIDALLATVRQDYVFADPLLANIDYKAKRVVLVTTHRRENLGEPMRHVYQALRDIVAEFSDVEIVFPVHRNPKVREVVEAELGGLERVHLIDPLEYQPFTNLLARSYLILTDSGGIQEEAPSLGKPVLVLRNTTERPEAIAAGTVKLIGTERDVVYGETRRLLDDAAEYHRMSASSNPYGDGLASKRIVQAILHHYGLAEEGAQPFTVKG